attattaattatgtattCCTGTTAGTATTAGAAGTTGTTTTtactgtaatactactactagtagttTTAgtgaaagtcatagtaaagataataaaataatataaaagtttatttatatataacaaaatcAGCAATTAAAAAGGCCTTCAGGCAATTAAATAGATTTTGATAAAATAGtaatacaattttaataaaataaagctaaacATATACACGTAAACATGgacatacacacaacacacatgcatatgttTGCCAGATCTTTtctgatatataaaaaaaataaacatataaaaaaatatatattcaaacacTTATATCTGCTATACTGTGGTATACTGTATAATTGTAATATTAATAGTACTAGAAATGATCAGTGTtggttatttttatatataggTCCCATGAACTGGAGGCAGTATTTATAGTACTTTCTACTACTAATTTCTAGTATTATGGAAATTTAAATTTGAGGTTGTAGTATCAGcagttatttattatcaaacgtacaacaaatacagaaacagtCATTGTCAATAAAAATCTCAGCTCCCATCAACAATGTTTATTaagtaaaattacaaaatgagaATCTAAGACGTTAAATAGTGACAGTTATTGCATTATTTTCTACAGCAGCAGTGCTGTAGTTGTATATGTATCACTATCTATGACCTAGggtttgtagtagtagtagtagtagtagtagtagtagtagtagtagtagtagtagtagtagtagtagtagtagtagtagtagtagtagtagcagtagtagtagtagtagtagtagtagtagtagttgtagtagtagtagcagtagtagtagtagtagtagtagtagtagtagtagtactcgtAGTATCAGTGTTGTCAGCAGCAGTAATGGTGCTTTATGTTTGACTGTTACAGGTAATGAGTCTATCAGGAGAGAAGAAGTTCCACTGAGAGAGAATGAACATTTGTAATCGGTGAGTAAAACGTCGTCTTCCTGTTCACACATCCGACTCTCCGTCTGCtcacagatgaaaaatgaaaacatctgtgaaCTATTTACACAACAAGCTGATTAATTGTTCATTATCTAAAGAATCATTCAGCAAAGTGTTCAATCATTTATAACAAAAGACGTATCGTCATTCTTTTCCATTCCTCATTGtatttactgtcatttttttttttacaaatttacaaATGTATCAGTTGACTGATAAGTGACCACATTTTTCcatacacacaaactgacaattattattaattactgGTATGTTTGgatttttataatttgtataAATGAGGAATGCAACCTGTGCTGTCTCCTGATATCATGAACCAGCTGTAgcactgtttgttgttgttctagTCACTCATGCGTACAACAAGAATAAGGTGCTTCCTCGGGAAACCCTCTGTAcagtttacacacaaacactgcagctgtCAGTAGTTCCTCTTCAGTTTACTACTACGACTAGAGCAGCAGCTAATGATGGCATTTTTACCTTCTTTTGACATCTTTAAAAGACCAGtatgtagcatttagggggttCTATAAGCagaaatgatatataatattcataactatgtttccattagaatgagcccttcatatctacatagggagcgggtTTTTCACAGAGTCAACCATGTTACAAACCAATGTTTCTACAAATacccagaaaggacaaacctccttattttttaaatgtaaaattaatcaaattagtcaaacaaacaacttaatcaaacaaaagaaatgtatcaTTTTAGACAGTGATAAGGCTGTCAAGACCAACATTTGACTTACTTGTTATTGTTTTCCACACTTCACTGTTGGCAGTATCTTTCCAAAGTTGCAGGTGCAGTGATATCTGCTGAGGTCCTGTTTAAACATAACAGTAAAGTTAATAAATGTCTTGTCTTTTTCAATGAAAACTATGGAAGCGCTTAGAAATAAGTGAGTCTGATCTAATTGGGTTTCTCTCCTGGTGGAAAAAAACGTTTTCCCCAAATAATCTTTATAAATTCCTTAATTTTTTTAGTagaataaaattatatatatatatatatatatatatatatatatatatatatatatataaaataaaaaaggacatgGCAGTAATGTAACACACAATGGAGATACCATCCTTTTTAGAGCATTGgtagtggtgcacttcagcATTTTGTGGCCGTTattagtattacaacaacaaacactacaCCTGTtttcacagacaaaaaaactatttagatCAGACTTAGATAATGAATCATcagcctctcagggcttccgtagAAACAGAACACAGTGATGTGTAGCCACAGAAATGATTAGTAATTTGAAAATGAGCTAATGTTGGACAGCTTGTCATTAACAtagcattaagttgttaaattgtACTTATTTACTGAAGTCGTTACAGGAAAAACTCATTTAGTGCCATAAATCGGTTAAGTTCGGTGGTTAGACCGCTGCAACGGTCGTTATGGCAACAACCCCTGAACGTCCTGTCTTTACAATACTgcctttaaactttaaattaaattagtgAGGAATATTTTCGCCATTTAAAGCTTACACATGTGTTTAACAAGTCGTGAAGTCATGGGACTGCGGTTGCTTTTCAATATAATTCGACATTAAAAATGGACGTTGGccactttaatatattttttgaatggCTAGCAGACATGATCgtttttttcattgtaaagCCATGTTCATAAACTAAAACAGTGGAGTAGATAACAAAGCAAAGTGAGACAAAAAGTTACAATTGTAATTAACTCAGCCTCACCTGAAGGCACCACCGGCTTTTCCAGGTAAACCTGTCAGTTAGATTAGGGTTGTATCCACACACCCTCCTCCCTTTTATTTACTTAACTTAATATGTAACGTTAACTATGAGGACGCCTGAAAACCTAAAACAGACACTTCACGTCTCACACCTGTGACCTGTGAGAGGAGAAGTCACCTGTAACCTAAAGTCACCTGTAAGTCACCTGTAACCGGAAGTCACCTGTAACCTAAAGTCACCTGTAACCTAAAGTCACCTGTAACCTAAAGTCACCTGTAACCTAAAGTCACCTGTAACCTAAAGTCACCTAAAGTCACCTGTAACCTAAAGTCACCTGTAACCTAAAGTCACCTGTAACCTAAAGTCACCTGTAACCTAAAGTCACCTGTAACCTAAAGTCACCTCTAACCTAAAGTCACCTGTAACCTAAAGTCACCTGTAACCTAAAGTCACCTAAAGTCACCTGTAACCTAAAGTCACCTGTAACCTAAAGTCACCTGTAACCTAAAGTCACCTGTAACCTAAAGTCACCTGTAACCTGAAGTCACCTGTAACCTAAAGTCACCTGTAACCTAAAGTCACCTGTAACCTAAAGTCACCTGTAACCTAAAGTCACCTGTAACCTAAAGTCACCTGTAACCTAAAGTAACCTAAAGTCACCTGTAACCTAAAGTCACCTGTAACCGAAAGTCACCTGTAACCTAAAGTCACCTGTAACCTAAAGTCACCTGTAACCGGTATGTCAGCTGATCAAATGTAGTTTTGTCTGATAATGCCATATGATTGTAGTCCTGATAAAAGTCTGTAAAATCATCCATCAATTAGATTTATTTCCATTTGTAATTAATTAAACTTatatcattttcaaattaatttaaaactgGCTTCCCACTACTTGGTGGTCTTTTATCGATCTTGTTATTGtagttatatttataatttttctatttataaatgtatcttaatttttctgttttagtaACTGCCTCCCGTGCTGTGCAATTTtaaatttataaataatttgaattgcaCACTAGCTCCCCAAACCtcctaaaaataataataataaaaagattcaGCTGTGGATATTCACTTTATTAAGTAAAGTAAGTATTTCATTTCCATGGTGTGCTTATTTCTTACCTCCTATTTTTCTGCTTCACTTCAAACCACATGAAGACATACGACTCAAATCATTTATATGAAAGATGTAGTCaccaatttacatttaaaaactcttacattattattttttttacttgaaatggaatatttctacattttggTATCAGAACAATCTGCGTACAAAGTTCTTACCAAATGTTCTccagctgttgtgtgtgtgagcacatcTGCATATTGTCTGTTTATGATTATCTCAATTCAGATAGAACTTTTCTAACAGCTTATAAAACAGGACTACTTTAAATAAATTGCTAAAAGAAGAGTTTTCACATGAGAACATCAGTGTcctgtgtatgcatgtgttagcAGGTAGGCCTGTGTACACAGCATGTAAATGCATACGACGGGGCTCTGTGGCAGACGCCTCTTGTCCTCGCTATAGCTGCAGTCACCATCAGCACATTTCCAGCTTGTGTAAACACAATAAGAGCAAAAGGTCACCCTCAGGTCGCACAGTGGGCTTTCTATGAGGGTTCGATTCTGACTGACACAAAAGAAACACTGTGGACACGAGGATTCATATGTTTTACACCTAATAAGAGAAACTGAAAATGGTTGTTTTAACTCGCTCAGATGTCAAAGTGTGGAAGCTTGACTGGTGAGTTTGTCGACGACGTTATTGCGTTGCGTTTTCAGAGTGAGGAGCGAGGATGTTGCAACAGTGTCATGTGATAGCAGGGCGATTGTGTTTATGACAGACTGGGTATTTTTTGTGGTAAGTACTGAAGTGAGAAACTTGTCTGCacttaaagtattttttttgtttgtttgctgttggaGCCTGCAGCTATTTGCCTCATGTACAAAGCGACAAATCCAGTTTCCAGATGACACGGCATGGGTCAAAAAATTTGAGACGTGACtggaaataaataacttattatGTTTAACAAAGCCAGCAGTGTTTGGCCCagaaaaaatagatattttgaATTTATATGCAAGTGGTGAAATGACTCATCTTGAGCATGTGTTTTACAGATAAAAAGTAGAAATTCACAGTGATGGTTGATTATTCTTTCTGCAATGTTTTATCATGCATGAAGTGTCAAATTAAATGACAGAtggtctctgtttttttccacacagagagggaggtcGCTGTGCAGAGATGGCTATGGTTTGCCTGACGGACTTCGAAGAGTATGCAAAGGAGCATCTCTCAAAGGCCACCTGGGACTATTATGCAGCTGGAGCGGACGAGTGCTGCACCAGGGACGACAATCTACTGGCTTATAAAAGGTacagtggggaaaaaatgaaagtttgagACGTTCAATGTCACCgtaaatacacagtttttagCCGTgccaaatactgtatttatgtgctgaataatttaatagttttaaaaCTGAAGGTCATATGAGGACACAGCCTGTAGACAGgtcataaacaaacacatgtggaCTTCAGACTGCTGCCACTGATTTCTGTTAATACGTTACAGTTTGTGTGAATGTTCCTTATTATGGCCAGTTACATTGATTCATTGACTGTAtctaagaagtggacgtagtcatcatgacatcattggtttgtggactaccgtTTTGAAGAAGACAGCTCTGGTAgcggtagagacctgtcaatcagtgtgtagccccgccctaaagcataccctgctttatggtctgtttgactctaaatggagcatcatttactaaatgaacatcatgctgtattgaagaagacttgaaactagagattgagaccataaactcatgtttacaatgtttactgagggaataaatcaagagagaagtagagtcattttctcatagacttctatacaaccagaggagtcgccccctggtggacaggagagagaatgcagctttaagacacttccacattggcttcactctacAGAACCGGATGTTGCCCTTGGGTTTTATCCAGTACTGATGCTGTGTTGCTCCTCCAACTCCCCGTAGTAAATAACGATCTGGTTTGAAAGTTGCATTACCGTTGGGACAAAAGCACAAGGTCGTAATTTTTCTGATCCcgtcaaaatgttttcttcgTGCATTCCTGTCAGCTTTCGTAATGTCTCCATAAAGACTGATAGACTGCTTCCCCCTCACTGTGATGGTTCCATACATTTATGTTTCATAGCTTTGGGGAAACAGAAATATGACTTGTCCGGAGAAAACAGCATGTTGTCATCTCAAGAATGGCTTCATTTGACAATAATGGATATGAAGATTTTGCAATGCTTTGTCAACAGGTTTGATTCTGTTCCATGAGAAGTTAACACACTGTCAATGACTTAGGGTTACGCCAGGTTGCTCTAGTTGGGACTCCAACTCCTCCATCCCTGTTACATTGAGTGttaatgtttgcatgtttatcTGTGCTCCACACTCAGGATCCGTCTGAGGCCTCGTATCCTGCGGGATGTGTCGGTGAGCGACACACGGACCACAGTGCAGGGGACAGAAATCAGCTTCCCAGTCGGTATCGCACCGACGGCCTTTCACTGTCTGGCCTGGCACGAAGGAGAGATGGCCACGGCTCGGGGTGAGGACCGTGAcgtaaaaaaagacacaaaaatatgttttttaaagttccTGACCAGTTTGCATTggtcttttttcttatttccgCTATGTTCCTACACTTCTGAGAGTCTGATGTGTACCAGGAATGATCTTACAGTGACCCTTAGCTTCTCAGATCTAAATGTAAATACCGTCTTCTTGTAACTTCTCAACCTCCTCACAGCCACCGAAGCTCTCAACACCTGCTACATCACCAGCACTTACTCCACCTGCTCCGTGGAGGAGATCGTGGCGGCGGCACCAAACGGTTACCGCTGGTTCCAGCTCTACGTGTACCGGGACCGGAAGCTGTCGGAGCAGATCGTGCACCGCGTGGAGGCGCTCGGCTACAAGGCCCTGGTCCTCACCGTGGACGTCCCCTACACCGGGAAACGCCGCAACGACATCCGCAACCAGTTCAAACTGCCGCCGCACCTCAAGGTCAAGAACTTTGACGGAGTGTTCCAGGTAACGTGTTATACATACATACCTTTAGTCAGATAAGACTGAACACAGTAAAACTaaacagggattttttttacgtttttggATCTTAACATATTGGGTATGCAATAAATTTGCGGATGCTCTGCTTTAAATATGAGaccaaacttttcttttctatgGATGTCAGTTTTTTAGGCAAAGCAAAAGCCAAAATGTCGATCTCCACAATCTGTAACTGACCAGGTATGGGCCTTTGTCACCGAAAAAGAGCTCCATGCGCTCTAAGTTTCTATGACAACAACATCTTGACAACACATCACCACCATTGTATGATAGGCTATCATAGATCCTGTGctttttattgtctatttgGGCTATTATCTACTTCTTTTACATACACTTTTCACCATTTCCCTTCCATATAACTGCATTACATTTCTAGATTGTTAGCTTTCAGATTCAATTATTATTCATCAAAGTTCTTTGAAACAAATTGAACTGCTAATTGCCTGCCACATATTAGCATATAAGTTGCGACAGTTTAAGtcatatcataataataactttatttatatagcacctttaaaaagagagtttacaaagtgctttgacagacaaagcagaaaaagcaacaaCGAGGCCCAAACCCACATAAAACAGTCCAATATTTAACACGGTAAAACCAAACGATACGATAGAAATGaacttacaaataaaatacatgtaaaataatacagtaaatcatttagtaaaataattcaataataaaataaagcttaaaGCCACGGCATCACATAAAatccagtctgtaaaaatgggttttaagaagttATTTAAATAATCTGTGCATCAAAAATGACTTGCGTTACCTATGAAATATTGCTAAAAGTCATATAGACAAAATATCCAAACTCCATGTACCAGTAGTATCAGAGTTTCCCCATAGCAGCATGTTATCAGTAACGATTTGGGTCGTATGTCTTCATGTGGTTTGAAGTGAAGCAGAAAAATAGGAGGTAAGAAATAAGCACACCATGGAAATGAAATACTTACTTTACTTAATAAAGTGAATATCCACAGCtgaatctttttattattattattttttaggaGGTTTGGGGAGCTAGTGtgcaattcaaattatttataaatttaAAATTGCACAGCACGGGAGGCAGTtactaaaacagaaaaatgaagatACATTATATATCAGAGTACATTTGCTTATCAAGTTGACACTCTTGTGCTTTTTCACCACATGCTCTATAAGCAGGAGACTGCGGCCCCAGAGGAGTACGGGATCCCGGCCCACACCTTGGACCCGTCCATCAGCTGGAAGGACGTGTACTGGCTGCAGTCCATCACCCGCCTGCCGGTCATCATCAAGGGAATCCTGACCAAGGAGGACGCCGAGCTGGCCGTGGAGCACGGCGTCCAGGGCATCATCGTGTCCAACCACGGGGGGAGACAGCTGGACGGAGGCCCGGCTTCGGTACGCACAGACCACGATACCTCTCCAGTTATATCACAGATCATTCTAGTTTCTAATGTTCAAAGACGGGGATGCAAGTCTGTACCCATAACAGCCTTATAATAGTAACAGTATAAGAAGTAGCAGGAGAACTAAATACAGAAGTGAGCAGCAAAAGCAGAAGTAGTAGCAGTGGTGATAGTGTGGCTTTGTGGTTCTTGCTCTCACATTAACACAGAGTCACTGTGTAGATGGAAATAGTACAGAACATAACCCTCTAAACTCACAAGATATAAACTTTTAAATCAGAGGTGCTGGTGGGAAGATGTTGTTA
The Anoplopoma fimbria isolate UVic2021 breed Golden Eagle Sablefish chromosome 16, Afim_UVic_2022, whole genome shotgun sequence genome window above contains:
- the hao2 gene encoding hydroxyacid oxidase 2 isoform X1, whose product is MNICNREGGRCAEMAMVCLTDFEEYAKEHLSKATWDYYAAGADECCTRDDNLLAYKRIRLRPRILRDVSVSDTRTTVQGTEISFPVGIAPTAFHCLAWHEGEMATARATEALNTCYITSTYSTCSVEEIVAAAPNGYRWFQLYVYRDRKLSEQIVHRVEALGYKALVLTVDVPYTGKRRNDIRNQFKLPPHLKVKNFDGVFQQETAAPEEYGIPAHTLDPSISWKDVYWLQSITRLPVIIKGILTKEDAELAVEHGVQGIIVSNHGGRQLDGGPASIDALTEIVDTVQGRIEIYMDGGIRTGSDVLKSLALGAKCVFIGRPAVWGLAYKGEEGVREVLQILNDEFRLSMALSGCRNVAEINRNLIQFSRL
- the hao2 gene encoding hydroxyacid oxidase 2 isoform X3 — encoded protein: MAMVCLTDFEEYAKEHLSKATWDYYAAGADECCTRDDNLLAYKRIRLRPRILRDVSVSDTRTTVQGTEISFPVGIAPTAFHCLAWHEGEMATARATEALNTCYITSTYSTCSVEEIVAAAPNGYRWFQLYVYRDRKLSEQIVHRVEALGYKALVLTVDVPYTGKRRNDIRNQFKLPPHLKVKNFDGVFQQETAAPEEYGIPAHTLDPSISWKDVYWLQSITRLPVIIKGILTKEDAELAVEHGVQGIIVSNHGGRQLDGGPASIDALTEIVDTVQGRIEIYMDGGIRTGSDVLKSLALGAKCVFIGRPAVWGLAYKGEEGVREVLQILNDEFRLSMALSGCRNVAEINRNLIQFSRL
- the hao2 gene encoding hydroxyacid oxidase 2 isoform X2; this translates as MNICNREGGRCAEMAMVCLTDFEEYAKEHLSKATWDYYAAGADECCTRDDNLLAYKRIRLRPRILRDVSVSDTRTTVQGTEISFPVGIAPTAFHCLAWHEGEMATARATEALNTCYITSTYSTCSVEEIVAAAPNGYRWFQLYVYRDRKLSEQIVHRVEALGYKALVLTVDVPYTGKRRNDIRNQFKLPPHLKVKNFDGVFQETAAPEEYGIPAHTLDPSISWKDVYWLQSITRLPVIIKGILTKEDAELAVEHGVQGIIVSNHGGRQLDGGPASIDALTEIVDTVQGRIEIYMDGGIRTGSDVLKSLALGAKCVFIGRPAVWGLAYKGEEGVREVLQILNDEFRLSMALSGCRNVAEINRNLIQFSRL